The Propionibacterium freudenreichii subsp. freudenreichii genome contains a region encoding:
- the nuoE gene encoding NADH-quinone oxidoreductase subunit NuoE, whose protein sequence is MSGHEFVSAFDDADGIDAVDQSTNITEETMAEMRAIAARYPDARSALMPMLHLVQSVDGRVSDAGMRAVAEIAGVNTAQVNGVATFYTMYKRRPAGHQHIGVCTTALCAVMGGDILLSHVEKKLGIHEGETTPDGKFSLERLECNAGCDFAPVMMVNWEYMDNMTPAKADELLDKLAAGETVKSTRGATITDWRSAERVLAGFDDGRADEGPSAGESSVRGLKIAEANNWQAPGQPGAKEVGK, encoded by the coding sequence ATGAGCGGTCACGAGTTCGTCTCGGCCTTCGACGACGCCGACGGCATCGATGCCGTCGACCAGTCGACGAATATCACCGAAGAGACCATGGCGGAGATGCGAGCCATCGCCGCCCGCTATCCCGATGCGCGGTCCGCGCTGATGCCGATGCTGCACCTGGTGCAGTCGGTTGACGGCCGGGTCAGCGACGCCGGGATGCGCGCGGTGGCCGAGATCGCCGGCGTCAACACCGCCCAGGTCAACGGCGTGGCCACCTTCTACACGATGTACAAGCGTCGTCCGGCCGGACACCAGCACATCGGCGTGTGCACCACGGCGCTGTGTGCGGTGATGGGTGGCGACATCCTGTTGAGCCATGTGGAGAAGAAGCTGGGCATCCACGAGGGGGAGACCACCCCCGACGGGAAGTTCAGCCTCGAGCGCCTCGAGTGCAATGCGGGCTGCGACTTCGCGCCCGTGATGATGGTCAATTGGGAATACATGGACAATATGACCCCCGCCAAGGCCGACGAGCTGCTCGACAAGCTCGCTGCCGGCGAGACGGTCAAGTCCACCCGCGGCGCCACCATCACCGACTGGCGCAGCGCCGAGCGCGTGCTCGCCGGATTCGACGACGGACGGGCCGATGAGGGCCCCAGCGCCGGCGAATCCTCGGTGCGCGGGCTCAAGATCGCTGAAGCGAACAACTGGCAGGCCCCCGGCCAGCCGGGTGCGAAGGAGGTTGGGAAGTGA
- the nuoL gene encoding NADH-quinone oxidoreductase subunit L, producing MNPVAATGLFSYAWLMIAIPLAVAGLLLVLGKLADAWGHLLGVLAPIASFVIALLLFISMMGSDEASRSVRVPVYTWVSAGAFSIDISMLVDQLSILFALLVTFVGSLIFIYSIGYMKEDPKRRRFFAFLNFFVASMMTLVLADNYIMLFIGWEGVGLASYLLIGFWQERNSAALAAKKAFVTNKVGDLGLFAASFAMFSLFGSVRFDVVSNSVANVSPAWATALGCLLLLAACGKSAQVPLQVWLLDAMEGPTPVSALIHAATMVTAGVYLVVRSHAIYALSNSASLAVAIVGLASVFAGAWIGCAKDDIKKVLAGSTMSQIGYMMLAAGLGPAGAAFAIFHLLTHGAFKANMFLGAGAVMHGMNEDTNMHHFGALAKAMPWVFGTFACGYLAIIGFPFFAGFYSKDHIIVAAFDKGPIFGWLALIGAGITAFYMTRLMMMTFMGNKRWLPGVHPHKPGALMVVPLVILAIISVVGGLALNGWIQGWLEPAVANEIKPVHVFDTGWISLVTLLAVALGVVIGVVLYRSNIAQETPVSHNFFVLAGRNELYANQFNEAVLMRPGQALCNGLELTDNHLVDGTVRSSAAVVTGASGALRLLQNGYVRTYGVTMALGLVVIGVVMILGQLA from the coding sequence ATGAATCCGGTCGCAGCTACCGGATTGTTCAGTTACGCATGGCTCATGATCGCGATTCCGCTCGCGGTCGCGGGTCTGCTCCTCGTGCTCGGCAAGCTTGCCGACGCGTGGGGCCACCTCCTCGGCGTCCTCGCCCCGATCGCGTCCTTCGTGATTGCACTGTTGCTCTTCATTTCGATGATGGGCAGCGACGAGGCCAGCCGATCGGTCCGGGTACCCGTCTACACATGGGTGAGCGCCGGCGCATTCTCGATCGACATCTCGATGCTGGTTGACCAGCTGTCGATCCTGTTTGCACTGCTGGTCACCTTCGTCGGCTCCCTCATCTTCATCTACTCGATCGGCTACATGAAGGAGGACCCGAAGCGTCGCCGCTTCTTCGCCTTCCTGAACTTCTTCGTCGCCTCGATGATGACCCTGGTGCTGGCCGACAACTACATCATGTTGTTCATCGGCTGGGAGGGCGTCGGCCTGGCGTCCTATCTGCTGATCGGCTTCTGGCAGGAACGCAACTCCGCCGCCCTGGCCGCCAAGAAGGCCTTCGTCACCAACAAGGTCGGTGACCTCGGCCTGTTCGCCGCCAGCTTCGCGATGTTCTCGCTGTTCGGCTCGGTGCGCTTCGACGTGGTGAGCAACTCGGTGGCGAATGTCTCGCCGGCCTGGGCCACTGCGCTCGGCTGCCTGCTGTTGCTGGCCGCCTGCGGCAAGTCCGCCCAGGTGCCGCTGCAGGTGTGGCTGCTGGATGCCATGGAGGGCCCCACCCCGGTGTCGGCCCTGATCCACGCGGCCACGATGGTGACCGCCGGCGTCTACCTGGTGGTGCGCTCGCACGCGATCTACGCGCTCAGCAACTCCGCCAGCCTCGCCGTGGCGATCGTCGGCCTGGCCTCGGTGTTCGCCGGCGCCTGGATCGGCTGTGCCAAGGACGACATCAAGAAGGTGCTGGCCGGCTCCACGATGAGCCAGATCGGCTACATGATGCTCGCCGCCGGGCTCGGACCGGCGGGTGCTGCCTTCGCGATCTTCCACCTGCTCACCCACGGTGCCTTCAAGGCCAATATGTTCCTGGGTGCCGGTGCTGTGATGCACGGGATGAACGAGGACACGAACATGCACCACTTCGGCGCACTGGCCAAGGCCATGCCCTGGGTGTTCGGCACCTTTGCCTGTGGCTACCTGGCCATCATCGGCTTCCCGTTCTTCGCCGGCTTCTACTCGAAGGACCACATCATCGTGGCCGCCTTCGACAAGGGCCCGATCTTCGGCTGGCTGGCGCTGATCGGCGCCGGTATCACCGCGTTCTACATGACGCGCCTGATGATGATGACCTTCATGGGCAACAAGCGTTGGCTGCCCGGTGTGCACCCGCACAAGCCCGGTGCGCTCATGGTGGTCCCGCTGGTGATCCTGGCGATCATCTCCGTGGTCGGTGGCCTGGCCCTCAACGGTTGGATCCAGGGCTGGTTGGAGCCGGCCGTGGCCAACGAGATTAAGCCCGTGCATGTCTTCGACACCGGTTGGATCAGCCTGGTCACCCTGCTCGCGGTGGCGCTCGGCGTGGTGATCGGCGTGGTGCTCTACCGCTCGAACATCGCGCAGGAGACGCCCGTCTCGCACAACTTCTTCGTGCTGGCAGGACGCAACGAGCTGTATGCCAATCAATTCAACGAGGCGGTTCTCATGCGCCCCGGACAGGCCCTGTGCAATGGCCTGGAGCTCACCGACAACCACCTGGTTGACGGCACGGTGCGTAGTTCCGCTGCGGTGGTGACCGGTGCCTCTGGTGCTCTCAGGTTGCTGCAGAACGGCTATGTGCGAACGTACGGCGTCACGATGGCCCTCGGCCTCGTCGTGATCGGCGTCGTGATGATCCTGGGCCAGCTGGCCTGA
- the nuoI gene encoding NADH-quinone oxidoreductase subunit NuoI: MGAWSGFGITFRTMFRKSFTQGYPEKGKERLVAPRFHGRHQLNRWPDGLEKCVGCELCSWACPADAIYVEGADNTEEERYSPGERYGRVYQINYLRCILCGMCIEACPTRALTMTNEFKLADETRESLIYDKDRLLAPLLPGMEQPPHPRRLGDDEDDYFLGLPPSNQLDERGVVVAARAAANNWTGVAK, encoded by the coding sequence ATGGGTGCGTGGTCCGGTTTCGGAATCACCTTCCGAACGATGTTCCGCAAGTCCTTCACCCAGGGTTACCCGGAGAAGGGCAAGGAGCGCCTCGTTGCTCCGCGCTTCCATGGTCGTCACCAGCTGAACCGCTGGCCCGACGGTCTCGAGAAGTGCGTGGGTTGCGAGCTGTGTTCGTGGGCCTGCCCGGCCGACGCCATCTACGTGGAGGGCGCCGACAACACCGAGGAGGAGCGTTACAGCCCCGGTGAGCGCTATGGGCGCGTCTACCAGATCAACTATCTGCGCTGCATCCTGTGTGGCATGTGCATCGAGGCCTGCCCCACGCGGGCCCTCACGATGACCAATGAGTTCAAGCTCGCCGATGAGACCCGCGAGAGCCTCATCTACGACAAGGACCGCCTGCTCGCCCCGCTGCTGCCGGGCATGGAGCAGCCCCCGCATCCCCGCCGTCTCGGTGACGACGAGGACGACTACTTCCTCGGCCTGCCTCCCAGCAACCAGCTGGACGAGCGCGGCGTGGTCGTCGCGGCGCGTGCGGCCGCCAACAACTGGACTGGAGTTGCGAAATGA
- a CDS encoding NADH-quinone oxidoreductase subunit G: MSTDTKSSEVATKPDLVTFTIDGAEVSVPKGTLVIRAAEMIGIDIPRFCDHPLLDPVAACRVCLVEVPDAGNGRAMKPQPACALSAMPGMKVETADSNPTVAKHQSGMIEFLLINHPLDCPICDKGGECPLQNQAMSHGRGETRYEGVKRTYAKPTHINAEIVFDRERCILCQRCTRFSEQISGDDFISLSERGAFSQVGEYADQPYASYFGGNIIQICPVGALTSADYRFQSRPDDLVSTQSSCEHCASGCELRVDHRHFQVKRRLAGNEPAVNEEWNCDKGRFGFRSGHGDDRITTPLVRRNGALEPASWPEAIDAAAEGLSRAGKSVGFLPGGRLTVENAFAYSRFARAVVGSNDIDFRSRAASAEEATFLTNHVVGRKLADSVTFEALEKATKVVLVSFEPEDESPMVFLRLRKAWRKNKLQVVSLAPFATRGSEKMGARLWPTAPGTEAAELDKLAAAGELDDQTIILVGERAALSAGALTKVAELAERTGAGFAWIPRRAGELGALEAGLLPGLLPGGRHVADASARVDVQAAWGADQLPAQSGRDAAAIIRDVASGSVEALVTAGIQAEDFADPDAVLAAVSAAGFVVSLEQRRSEIADRADVVLPVALIEDQVGTFINWEHRERPVALVNEETTSPMTDVRVLAALADALGSDLGMRTPTQARLAFDEISDWSGNADKLPVEAPATTDAGSGNFVLSSWRLLIDDAAGLDGATALLETAPAPSVRLAPADATGLGVADGQAVTVRVGGTTFTAPLTIVPSMVPGVVWVPGNTRNSVNSGLVAAAGTRVEVTGGAA; the protein is encoded by the coding sequence ATGAGCACCGATACCAAGTCATCCGAGGTCGCGACCAAGCCTGATCTGGTCACCTTCACCATCGATGGGGCAGAGGTCAGCGTGCCGAAGGGCACCCTGGTCATCCGCGCCGCCGAGATGATCGGCATCGACATCCCACGCTTCTGCGACCACCCGCTGCTCGACCCGGTGGCCGCCTGTCGCGTCTGCCTGGTGGAGGTGCCCGACGCCGGCAACGGCCGGGCGATGAAGCCGCAGCCGGCCTGTGCATTGTCCGCAATGCCCGGCATGAAGGTGGAGACCGCAGACAGCAATCCGACGGTGGCCAAGCACCAGTCGGGGATGATCGAATTCCTGCTGATCAACCACCCGCTCGACTGCCCGATCTGCGACAAGGGCGGCGAATGCCCCCTGCAGAACCAGGCGATGAGCCATGGCCGCGGCGAGACGCGCTACGAGGGCGTCAAGCGCACCTATGCCAAGCCGACGCACATCAATGCCGAGATCGTCTTCGACCGCGAACGCTGCATCCTGTGCCAGCGCTGCACGCGCTTCAGCGAGCAGATCAGCGGCGATGACTTCATCTCGCTGTCCGAGCGCGGCGCGTTCTCGCAGGTCGGTGAGTACGCCGACCAGCCCTATGCCTCCTACTTCGGGGGCAACATCATCCAGATCTGCCCGGTGGGCGCGCTGACCAGTGCCGACTACCGCTTCCAGTCGCGTCCGGACGACCTGGTGAGCACCCAGTCGAGCTGTGAGCACTGCGCGTCGGGTTGCGAGCTTCGTGTTGACCACCGTCACTTCCAGGTCAAGCGTCGCCTCGCGGGCAATGAGCCGGCTGTGAATGAGGAATGGAACTGCGACAAGGGTCGCTTCGGATTCCGTTCGGGCCACGGCGATGACCGCATCACCACTCCGCTGGTGCGTCGCAATGGCGCCCTGGAGCCGGCCAGCTGGCCGGAGGCCATCGATGCCGCCGCCGAGGGGCTGTCGCGGGCCGGCAAGTCGGTCGGGTTCCTGCCCGGTGGGCGCCTGACCGTCGAGAACGCCTTCGCCTACAGCCGCTTCGCGCGCGCTGTGGTGGGCAGCAATGACATCGACTTCCGCTCGCGCGCCGCAAGCGCCGAGGAAGCGACCTTCCTCACCAACCACGTGGTGGGACGCAAGCTGGCCGATTCGGTCACCTTCGAGGCCCTCGAAAAGGCCACCAAGGTGGTGCTGGTCAGCTTCGAGCCCGAGGACGAGTCCCCGATGGTCTTCTTGCGCCTGCGCAAGGCGTGGCGCAAGAACAAGCTGCAGGTCGTGTCGTTGGCGCCCTTCGCCACCCGCGGCTCGGAGAAGATGGGGGCGCGGCTGTGGCCGACGGCCCCCGGCACCGAGGCCGCTGAACTCGACAAGCTGGCGGCTGCCGGCGAACTCGACGACCAGACCATCATCCTGGTGGGGGAGCGGGCCGCACTCAGCGCCGGTGCACTCACCAAGGTGGCCGAGCTGGCCGAGCGCACGGGGGCCGGGTTCGCCTGGATCCCGCGTCGTGCCGGCGAGCTGGGTGCCCTGGAGGCCGGCCTGCTGCCGGGCCTGCTGCCCGGCGGACGCCATGTTGCCGACGCCTCGGCGCGGGTTGATGTCCAGGCCGCGTGGGGGGCCGATCAGCTTCCCGCCCAGTCGGGCCGTGATGCCGCCGCGATCATCCGCGACGTCGCCTCGGGTTCGGTGGAGGCCCTGGTCACCGCAGGCATCCAGGCCGAGGACTTCGCCGATCCCGATGCCGTGCTGGCCGCCGTGTCAGCGGCCGGGTTCGTCGTGAGCCTGGAGCAGCGTCGCAGTGAGATCGCCGACCGCGCCGACGTGGTGCTGCCGGTGGCCCTCATCGAGGACCAGGTGGGCACCTTCATCAACTGGGAGCACCGCGAACGTCCGGTGGCCCTGGTCAATGAGGAGACCACCTCGCCGATGACCGATGTGCGGGTGCTGGCCGCCCTGGCCGATGCGCTCGGTTCGGACCTCGGCATGCGCACTCCCACCCAGGCCCGTCTCGCCTTCGACGAGATCTCGGACTGGTCGGGCAATGCCGACAAGCTCCCGGTCGAGGCCCCCGCCACGACCGACGCCGGGTCGGGCAACTTCGTGTTGTCCTCCTGGCGGTTGCTGATCGATGATGCCGCCGGACTCGATGGCGCCACCGCCCTGCTCGAGACGGCCCCCGCGCCGTCGGTGCGCCTGGCCCCGGCCGACGCCACCGGCCTGGGAGTTGCCGACGGACAGGCCGTGACGGTCCGCGTCGGAGGTACCACGTTCACCGCCCCGCTCACGATCGTGCCCTCCATGGTGCCCGGCGTGGTGTGGGTGCCCGGTAACACCAGAAATTCCGTTAATAGTGGGCTCGTGGCCGCTGCCGGCACACGGGTCGAAGTCACCGGAGGTGCCGCATGA
- a CDS encoding NADH-quinone oxidoreductase subunit J — protein sequence MIPLVTAQAVAFWVLGPLSVIAGIGMVVNRKPVHSALCLAGLMVCLAGLYASLDAPFLFVAQIIVYTGAVMMLFVFTMMVIGIDTVDEMIETIKGQRVAAIIGVVGLLALLVLAVGHGIVSSPAGLEQATGADGNVRSLAYLIFSDYVFPFEATAALLITAALAAMVLAHGEPLFKKEQQKERINRRTKEFGEKGTQPGPLPNPGVYARHNSVDYPSLLPDGSISDDSIIPTLAERGIVVVDKNRLLTPTKSANKAIVDVRDDQKGIVPGDDELAAEPTDENGLKEVNR from the coding sequence ATGATCCCCCTGGTCACTGCTCAGGCAGTCGCCTTCTGGGTGCTCGGGCCGCTCAGCGTCATTGCCGGTATCGGCATGGTGGTGAACCGCAAGCCCGTGCACTCGGCGCTCTGCCTCGCCGGTCTCATGGTGTGCCTTGCCGGCCTGTACGCAAGCCTGGACGCGCCGTTCCTGTTCGTCGCCCAGATCATCGTCTACACCGGCGCGGTCATGATGCTGTTCGTGTTCACCATGATGGTGATCGGCATTGACACCGTCGACGAGATGATCGAAACGATCAAGGGCCAGCGCGTCGCCGCCATCATCGGCGTCGTCGGCCTGCTGGCGCTGCTCGTGCTGGCTGTGGGCCATGGCATCGTCTCCAGCCCGGCCGGCCTCGAACAGGCCACCGGCGCCGACGGTAATGTGCGCTCGCTGGCCTATCTGATCTTCAGCGACTATGTGTTCCCCTTCGAGGCCACTGCCGCCCTGCTGATCACCGCCGCCCTGGCGGCGATGGTGCTGGCGCACGGCGAGCCGCTGTTCAAGAAGGAACAGCAGAAGGAACGCATCAACCGCCGCACCAAGGAGTTCGGCGAGAAGGGCACCCAGCCCGGACCGCTGCCGAACCCCGGCGTGTACGCCCGACACAACTCGGTGGACTATCCCTCGTTACTGCCCGATGGTTCCATCTCGGACGACTCGATCATCCCGACGCTGGCTGAACGCGGCATCGTCGTGGTCGACAAGAACCGCCTGCTCACCCCGACGAAGAGCGCCAACAAGGCGATCGTCGATGTGCGCGACGACCAGAAGGGCATCGTGCCCGGTGACGATGAGCTCGCCGCTGAGCCGACTGACGAGAACGGACTCAAGGAGGTCAACCGATGA
- the nuoH gene encoding NADH-quinone oxidoreductase subunit NuoH, which produces MIPQENMIFGADPWWVVLIKVVVVFVAVLLWIIFNVWFERRIIAKMQNRIGPIMNGPLGLPQTIAEGVKLLFKEDFRPARTDKLVFNLAPMLIAIAAFSSWAVIPFGGEVTIFGHTTRLQITDLPVSVLLVLAIASIGVYGVVLAGWASNGTYSLLGSMRATAQLISYEVAMGLSLVAVFMYAGSMSTSQIVAAQMQNLDFFGFETFFPSHYWLLLLPSFVTYFISMFGETNRLPFDMAECESELVSGHITDYSGFRYAMFYLAEYINLLTVSAVCTTLFLGGYSAPWPFNMIAGGALSNGWWGLLWFVLKAQFLVFSFTWVRGAVPRVRYDQLMDLGWKVLIPINLVWILFLAVMRGGIANGWFANPAMRVIVGVIVVALLAYALWPRKKEAEPDDADDEVFDAFADGYPVPPMPGQKLAAYAGIVASEPAPPSRAPSGGDSSGPDSGKSIKGVL; this is translated from the coding sequence ATGATTCCGCAAGAGAACATGATCTTCGGGGCTGATCCCTGGTGGGTCGTGCTCATCAAGGTGGTCGTGGTCTTCGTTGCCGTGCTGCTGTGGATCATCTTCAATGTGTGGTTCGAGCGTCGCATCATCGCGAAGATGCAGAACCGCATCGGTCCCATCATGAACGGCCCGCTCGGCCTGCCGCAGACCATCGCCGAGGGCGTGAAGCTGCTGTTCAAGGAGGACTTCCGCCCCGCCCGCACCGACAAGCTGGTCTTCAACCTGGCGCCGATGCTGATCGCCATCGCGGCCTTCAGCTCGTGGGCGGTGATCCCCTTCGGCGGCGAGGTGACGATCTTTGGACACACCACGCGGCTGCAGATCACTGACCTGCCGGTCTCGGTGCTGCTGGTGCTGGCCATCGCGTCCATCGGCGTCTACGGCGTGGTACTCGCCGGATGGGCATCGAACGGCACCTACTCGCTGCTCGGCTCCATGCGCGCCACCGCCCAGCTCATCAGCTATGAGGTGGCCATGGGCCTCTCGCTCGTCGCGGTGTTCATGTACGCCGGTTCGATGAGCACCAGCCAGATCGTCGCTGCGCAGATGCAGAACCTCGACTTCTTCGGCTTCGAGACCTTCTTCCCCTCGCACTACTGGCTGTTGTTGCTGCCGAGCTTCGTCACCTACTTCATCTCGATGTTCGGTGAGACGAACCGCCTGCCCTTCGACATGGCCGAGTGCGAGTCCGAGCTGGTCTCGGGCCACATCACCGACTACTCCGGCTTCCGCTACGCCATGTTCTACCTGGCCGAGTACATCAACCTGCTCACCGTGTCCGCCGTCTGCACCACCCTGTTCCTGGGTGGCTACTCGGCGCCGTGGCCGTTCAACATGATCGCCGGGGGCGCCCTGTCCAACGGCTGGTGGGGCCTGCTCTGGTTCGTGCTGAAGGCCCAGTTCCTGGTGTTCTCGTTCACCTGGGTGCGAGGCGCAGTGCCCCGCGTGCGCTACGACCAGCTCATGGACCTGGGGTGGAAGGTGCTCATCCCGATCAACCTGGTGTGGATCCTCTTCCTGGCCGTCATGCGCGGCGGCATCGCCAACGGTTGGTTCGCCAACCCGGCCATGCGCGTCATCGTCGGAGTCATCGTGGTGGCCCTGCTCGCCTATGCGCTGTGGCCACGAAAGAAGGAGGCCGAACCCGACGACGCCGACGACGAGGTCTTCGATGCCTTCGCCGACGGCTACCCGGTGCCGCCGATGCCCGGCCAGAAGCTTGCTGCCTACGCCGGCATCGTCGCCTCCGAACCCGCGCCGCCCAGCCGGGCGCCCTCGGGCGGAGATTCATCAGGTCCAGATTCAGGCAAGTCGATCAAGGGGGTGCTGTAA
- the nuoF gene encoding NADH-quinone oxidoreductase subunit NuoF, translating to MTDTLTPILTKDWDTPDSWKLDTYVRGGGYDAARKALTTMKSPEVIDLVKASGLRGRGGAGFPTGMKWSFIPQDNPKPKYLVVNCDESEPGTCKDMPMLIATPHTLLEGIIIACYAVNAHHAFIFCRGEVLHAIRRLSQAVREAYDKGYLGKDLFGTGYDLDIVVHSGAGAYICGEETALLSALEGHRGQPRLRPPFPAVEGLYACPTVVNNAESIASVPAIVRNGAEWYQSMGTEKSKGATIYSLSGHVKRPGQFEAPLGITFRQILELGGGVRDGHQLKFFTPGGSSTPMFTPEQLDVPLDYEGVSAAGSILGTKALQVFDETTSVVRTTLRWTEFYKHESCGKCTPCREGSWWLVQTLRNLEAGKGQEGDVDKLLDVCDNVSMKSFCTLADGFVACITSAIKHFRSEFEAGYHTPAWELFPYEKSALFADPDRESITMTGATA from the coding sequence GTGACAGACACACTGACCCCGATTCTCACGAAGGATTGGGATACCCCGGACTCGTGGAAGCTGGACACCTATGTGCGCGGCGGCGGATATGACGCCGCCCGCAAGGCCCTGACCACCATGAAGTCCCCCGAGGTCATCGACTTGGTGAAGGCCTCCGGCCTGCGGGGCCGTGGTGGCGCAGGCTTCCCCACCGGCATGAAGTGGTCCTTCATCCCGCAGGACAACCCGAAGCCCAAGTACCTCGTGGTCAACTGCGACGAGTCGGAGCCCGGCACCTGCAAGGACATGCCGATGCTCATCGCCACGCCGCATACGCTGCTGGAGGGCATCATCATCGCCTGCTACGCGGTGAACGCCCACCATGCGTTCATCTTCTGCCGCGGCGAGGTGCTGCACGCGATCCGCCGGCTGAGCCAGGCGGTGCGCGAGGCCTACGACAAGGGCTATCTCGGCAAGGACCTGTTCGGCACCGGATACGACCTCGACATCGTGGTGCATTCGGGTGCCGGCGCCTACATCTGTGGCGAGGAGACCGCACTGCTCTCCGCGCTGGAGGGCCACCGTGGCCAGCCGCGCCTGCGTCCCCCGTTCCCCGCGGTCGAGGGCCTGTACGCCTGCCCCACCGTGGTCAACAACGCCGAGTCGATCGCCTCGGTGCCGGCCATCGTGCGCAACGGCGCCGAGTGGTACCAGTCGATGGGCACCGAGAAGTCCAAGGGCGCCACGATCTACTCCCTGTCGGGACATGTGAAGCGTCCCGGGCAGTTCGAGGCGCCGCTGGGCATCACCTTCCGCCAGATCCTGGAACTCGGTGGTGGCGTGCGCGACGGCCACCAGCTGAAGTTCTTCACCCCCGGTGGCTCGTCCACGCCGATGTTCACCCCCGAGCAGCTCGATGTGCCGCTCGACTACGAGGGCGTCTCGGCAGCCGGTTCGATCCTGGGCACCAAGGCCCTGCAGGTGTTCGACGAGACCACCTCGGTGGTGCGCACCACGCTGCGGTGGACCGAGTTCTACAAGCACGAGAGCTGCGGCAAGTGCACGCCCTGTCGTGAGGGCAGCTGGTGGCTTGTCCAGACCTTGCGCAACCTCGAGGCCGGCAAGGGCCAGGAGGGTGACGTCGACAAGCTTCTCGACGTCTGCGACAACGTGTCGATGAAGAGCTTCTGCACGCTGGCCGACGGCTTCGTCGCCTGCATCACCAGCGCCATCAAGCACTTCCGCTCCGAGTTCGAGGCCGGCTATCACACGCCGGCCTGGGAATTGTTCCCCTACGAGAAGAGCGCCCTGTTCGCCGACCCCGACCGCGAGTCGATCACCATGACGGGAGCCACGGCATGA
- the nuoK gene encoding NADH-quinone oxidoreductase subunit NuoK — MNPNAFIVLSAILFCIGVLGFLVRRNAIIAFMSIELMLNAANLSLATFANVHGNLDGQVAAFFVMVVAAAEVVVGLAIIMTIFRTRRSASVDDENLLKH, encoded by the coding sequence ATGAACCCCAATGCGTTCATCGTCCTGTCCGCGATTCTGTTCTGCATCGGCGTGCTGGGCTTCCTCGTGCGCCGCAATGCGATCATCGCGTTCATGTCGATCGAGCTGATGCTCAACGCTGCGAACCTGTCGCTGGCGACGTTCGCCAATGTGCACGGCAATCTCGACGGTCAAGTGGCCGCATTCTTCGTGATGGTGGTGGCCGCCGCGGAAGTTGTCGTGGGCCTGGCCATCATCATGACGATTTTCCGCACCCGACGCTCGGCCTCGGTCGACGACGAAAACCTGCTGAAGCACTGA